The nucleotide window CTGTTGCCGTTCGTGGACGTGATGATCACCAACGGCGGCTACGGGGGTGTGCAGCAGGCGTTGCGGCACGGGGTGCCGCTGATCGTCGCGGGTGACACCGCGGACAAGCCGGAGATCGGCGCGCGTGTCGCCTATACGGGCACCGGCATCGATCTCGGTACCGCCCGTCCCGGTTCCGCCCGGCTCGCCGCGGCTGTCGACCGGGTCTCGAATTCGCCGCGGTACCGCACCGCGGCGCGGCGGATGGCAGCCGACATGGCCGCGTACGCGCCCTTCGAATCGATCGCCGCGGCGTTGGCCGCGGCATCCTCCCCGCCTGCACCGCACCGAAGCAGACCTGGCAGCACCGCGACGCGAAACGGAGAATCCCTGTGAGCACAGTGCTTTTCGATCCGGTCGAACCACCGCACGCGCCGGTTGATCGGGATGCCGCGGATGGCTTCGCGCACTGGTACGGCGGGCTGCGCGCCCAGGTGCTGGACGAGGTCGCCGAGTTCTTGGCGCGGGCGCGCATCGAGGAACTGGCGGTTGCCGGGGTCGAGGAGGTGTTGCGTCAGTACGCGCTGGGCGGCAAATGCCTGCGCTCCACCTTCATGTATCTGGGCTGGCTGTGCGGCGGCGAGCACGACCCCGCCGCATTGCGGGCGTGCGCCAGTCTGGAACTGCTGCACGCGTTCGCGCTGCTCCAAGACGACGTGATGGACGCGGGCATGCTGCGGCGCGGCGAAACGTCTGCCCACCTGCGGTTGTCGGAGCGGCATCGGGAGAACGGCCGATCCGGGTCGGCGCGCCGATTCGGCGCGTCCGCGGCGACGCTGCTCGGCGACATGTGCCTGGTCTGGGCGGAACAGATGCTGCGGGAAAGCGGGGTCGGCGCCGAGGCGCTGGCGCGGCTGTGGCCGACCTACGACCTGATGCGGATCGAATTGGCGGTGGGGCAGTTCGCGGATCTGTCCAACGACACCCGGGATCTGCCCACGCTGGAAACGGTCCTGGCCATCGCGCGCGCGAAATCGGGCAACTACACGGTGCGGCGTCCCTTGGAAATGGGTGCGGCACTGGCGGATTGCCCCGCGGCGACGATCACGGCGCTGGGCCGCTACGGCAGCCTCGTCGGTGAGGCTTTTCAGTTGCGTGACGACCTGCTCGGGATCTTCGGCTCCGCCACGGTCACCGGAAAACCCGAAGACAGCGATCTGGGTCAGCACAAAGCGACCAGCGTGGTGGTGGCCGCGTTCGAGATGGCCGACACCGCGACTCGAACCCAGCTGACGGAAGTCACGACGCTGCCGGTGCTCGACGCGGCGGCGATCACGCGCAGCCGGGAGCTGATCGCGGCCACCGGTGCGCCGGAGTACATCGAGTCGATGATCGCCGAACGGGTCGCGGAGGCGACCACGGTGCTCGGGACGCACGACCTGAAACCGGATCGGCGCGCGGCACTGGAACATATGGCGCTGCTGTGCACCGCCCGCGAACTATGACGAGGGAGAAGTAATGCGCACCGTTTCCGGTCGTACCGATCATGTCGTGGTGGTCGGCGCGGGACTGGCAGGTTTGTCCGCGGCGCTGCACCTGGCGGGCCGGGGACGCTCGGTCACCGTCGTCGAGCGCGAAGCCTGGCCGGGCGGCCGCATGGGGCGGCTCGACATCGATGGCTACCGCATCGACACCGGCCCGACCGTGCTGACCATGCCCGAAGTGCTCGACGAAGCCTTCGCCGCGGTGGGGGAGCGGACCTCGGATCGAGTCCAGTTGGTCCCGGTCGCACCGGCCTACCACGCGCGTTTCGCCGACGGACGCACCCTCGAGGTGCACAGCGACGCCGCCGAGATGACCCGGCGGATCACCGATTTCGCCGGTGCCGGGCAGGCGGCGGGCTATAACCGGCTGCGCGCCTGGCTGACCCGGCTGTACGCGGCGGAGTTCGATCAATTCATCGGGTCGAATTTCGATTCGCCGGCGTCGATGCTCACGCCCGGATTGGCCCGGCTCGTCGGCCTGGGCGGGTTTCGCGGCTGGGACCGCAAGGTCGCCGAGTTCATCGACGACCCAGACTTGCGTCGCGTCTTCACCTTCCAGTCGTTGTATGCGGGCGTCGCGCCACAGCACGCGCGGGCGGCCTACGCCGTGATCGCCTACATGGACACCATGGCGGGGGTTTTCTTCCCGCGGGGCGGCATGCGTGCGGTGCCCGATGCGCTGGCGGCGGCGGCCGAATCCGCGGGTGTGCGGTTCCGATACGGCGACGCGGTGACGGAATTGGTCAGATCCGGCAACCGTGTGCACGCTGTGCGCACCGAGCAGGGCGCCGACATCGCCTGCGACGCAGTGGTGTTGACCACCGAACTGCACCGCAGTCACGCGCTGCTCGGGCACCGTTCGCGCCGGCCGATGGCGGTGCGCGCCGCGCCCTCGGCGGTGGTCCTGCATCTGGGCTGTGACCGCGGCAGCGAGCTTCCGCACCACAGCCTGCTCTTCGGCGCGGCCTGGCGGTCCGTCTTCCGCGAGATCATCACCGAGGGGCAGGTCATGTCCGATCCGTCGCTGCTGCTCACCAGGCCCACGGCCGCCGATCCGTCGCTCGCGCCGCCGGGGCGCGATCTGCTCTATCTGCTCGCACCCGCGCCGAATCTGGCACGCGGCGATATCGATTGGGACGCAAAGGGTCCCGAGTACGCCGAGCAGATCCTCGACATCGCGCGACGGCGGCTGGGCGGCGACGCGCTGCGCGATGTGCAGGTGCTGCGCGTGGTCACTCCCGCGGACTGGGCGCGACAGGACATGCTCGCCGGTAGCCCCTTCGCGCTGGCGCACACCTTCGCCCAAACCGGGCCGTTCCGGCCGGCCAACATGGTGCGCGGAGTCGAAAACGCGGTGCTGGCAGGCGGATCGACGGTTCCCGGAGTCGGTATACCGCCGGTGCTCATCTCCGGACGTCTCGCCGCCGATCGGATCACCGGCCCGTGGCACGGTGCCCACCCGACCGCCGGAACAGTAGCGGATCGGGGAGCGCGATGACCCACGCCGAACTCGTCGCCGCCGGTATCGAGGACCCCGCCTTGCAGCAGTCCTACCGCGAGTGCCGCGCACTCAACGCCCGCCACGGCAAGACCTTCTTCCTGGCGACGCGGTTGCTCGCGCCCGATCAGCGCCCTGCCGTGCACGCGCTCTACGGTTTCGCGCGCCGCGCCGACGACATCCTCGACGACTTCGACCCGGCGCTCACCGTTGCCGAGCGTGCGGCTCGATTGGCCAGGCTGGCAACGCAATTCGAGTCCGTGGATACCGCGGGAGACGCCGTGCTGGCCGCGGTGCGGCACACCGTCGAGCGCTACCGGATACCGCGGGATCTGTTCGAGGCGTTCTTGATGTCGATGCGCATGGACCTCTCGGTCACCGACTATCCGGACCGGTCCGCGCTGGATCGCTACGTCTACGGTTCGGCGGAGGTGATCGGACTGCAATTGCTGCCGGTACTCGGCACCGCCTCGGCTGCGGCGGAAGCCGCGCCCTACGCGGCCGCGCTCGGAAAAGCCTTCCAGCTCACCAACTTTCTGCGCGATATCGACGAGGACCTGGCCCGCGATCGCGTCTATCTGCCCGCCGACGAACTGGCCGCGCACGGCGTCGACCGGGAACTGCTGTCGTGGTGTAGCGGGCGTGGCAAAGCCGACCCGCGGGTGCGTGCCGCATTGGCCGCACAACACGCCGAGACCCGCGCGATCTACGACTACGCACGCGCCGGTATCGAGACGCTGGCGCCGCGGTCACGGCCCTGCGTGGCCACGGCCGCGGTGCTGTACGCGCGGATCCTCGACCGGATCGAGGACCGGGACTTCGAAGTCTTCGGACATCGCGCCAGGGTCGGCACCGGCGAACGCCTGCGCGTCGGCGGCGCCGGTGTGTTCAAAGCATGGTGGGCCCGCCGGAAAGCGCAGCCGGTCCCGGCGCCCGCGCTGGAGAACCTCCCGACGACTGCCACCGAGGAGTGACCGTGGACCGATGGCACTATCTGCTCGTCCTGATCGCGTGCGTGGTGTTGACGGCGCCGCTGGAATTCCTCGGGCGCGGGGTATATCGCAGGCCGCGCTTGCTGCTGGGCGCCGTGGTGCCGATCGGTGTGTTCGTCATCTGGGATCTGGTGGCGATCGCCGCGGGCGTGTGGAGTTTCAATCCGCGCTATGTGCTCGGTGTACGGCTGCCGGGCGGGCTGCCGCTCGAGGAATTGCTGTTCTTCGTGGTCGTGCCGCTGTGCGGGTTGCTGACCTTCGTCGCGGTCGAGGGCTTGCTGGACAAGGCGCGCCTCGCCGGCCGGAAACGGGCACAACGGTGAACCTGGGCGGAGTGGGTTACACGCTGCCCGCCGTGGTCGCGGTCGTCGTGGTGTGCCTGCTGGAGTGGATGTGGTTGCGCACCGGGCTGTTTCACCGTCCGGCCTACTGGCTGTCGATGCTGATCGTGTTCGGATTTCAGATCCCGGTCGACGGCTGGCTCACCGATCTCGACGCTCCCATCATCGTCTACAACCCGGATCACATTCTCGGCCTTCGTTTTCCGCTGGATATCCCGGTAGAGGACTTCCTGTTCGGGTTCGCGCTGGTGACCGCGGTCCTGCTCGGCTGGGAACGAACACGACAGCGACAGGAGGAAGCTCGCCGATGACCAGCGATGTGCGCGCGATCGGGCACGGCCGAGACGCTCGGCGGGTGCGTTATCCGGCAGCAGTGGGACGGTCCGATGTGGGCCGGGACGGCCGCCGCCCCAGGGCTGTGGTCGTGGGTGCGGGCATCGCCGGTTTGGCCGCCGCGACCGGATTGGCCGAGCGTGGATTCGAGGTCGAGGTCATCGAACGCGAGCGGTATCTGGGCGGGCGGGTCGGCGGCTGGACACACCGGCTCGACGACGGCAGCCCGGTCGCCATGAATCGTGGCTTCCACGCCTTTTTCGCGCAGTACTACAATCTGCGAAAGATGCTGTCGCGCAGTGATCCTCGGCTCGACCGGCTGCATCGGCTGGCGGATTACCCGCTGATCGACGGGCACGGGCGCGTGGACAGTTTCCGCGGGATTCCGCGTACGCCGCCATGGAACGCGATCGCCTTCGCGCTGCGCAGCCCCACCTTCCGCCTGCGCGACCTGATCCAGCTCGACGCCCGGGCCGCCGCGCCGCTGGCCGCGGTGTCGGTGCCGCGCATCTACGAGCAACTCGACCACCTCGACGCGGAAACCTTCCTGCGCGACATCAACTTTCCGGAGGCCGCCCGGCATCTGGCCTTCGAGGTGTTCTCGCGCAGCTTCTTCGTGGCGCCGAAGAACATGTCGGCCGCCGAGCTCGCGGCGATGTTCCACATCTATTTTCTCGGCTCCA belongs to Nocardia sp. XZ_19_385 and includes:
- a CDS encoding polyprenyl synthetase family protein, which produces MLFDPVEPPHAPVDRDAADGFAHWYGGLRAQVLDEVAEFLARARIEELAVAGVEEVLRQYALGGKCLRSTFMYLGWLCGGEHDPAALRACASLELLHAFALLQDDVMDAGMLRRGETSAHLRLSERHRENGRSGSARRFGASAATLLGDMCLVWAEQMLRESGVGAEALARLWPTYDLMRIELAVGQFADLSNDTRDLPTLETVLAIARAKSGNYTVRRPLEMGAALADCPAATITALGRYGSLVGEAFQLRDDLLGIFGSATVTGKPEDSDLGQHKATSVVVAAFEMADTATRTQLTEVTTLPVLDAAAITRSRELIAATGAPEYIESMIAERVAEATTVLGTHDLKPDRRAALEHMALLCTAREL
- the crtI gene encoding phytoene desaturase family protein, whose amino-acid sequence is MRTVSGRTDHVVVVGAGLAGLSAALHLAGRGRSVTVVEREAWPGGRMGRLDIDGYRIDTGPTVLTMPEVLDEAFAAVGERTSDRVQLVPVAPAYHARFADGRTLEVHSDAAEMTRRITDFAGAGQAAGYNRLRAWLTRLYAAEFDQFIGSNFDSPASMLTPGLARLVGLGGFRGWDRKVAEFIDDPDLRRVFTFQSLYAGVAPQHARAAYAVIAYMDTMAGVFFPRGGMRAVPDALAAAAESAGVRFRYGDAVTELVRSGNRVHAVRTEQGADIACDAVVLTTELHRSHALLGHRSRRPMAVRAAPSAVVLHLGCDRGSELPHHSLLFGAAWRSVFREIITEGQVMSDPSLLLTRPTAADPSLAPPGRDLLYLLAPAPNLARGDIDWDAKGPEYAEQILDIARRRLGGDALRDVQVLRVVTPADWARQDMLAGSPFALAHTFAQTGPFRPANMVRGVENAVLAGGSTVPGVGIPPVLISGRLAADRITGPWHGAHPTAGTVADRGAR
- a CDS encoding phytoene/squalene synthase family protein, with product MTHAELVAAGIEDPALQQSYRECRALNARHGKTFFLATRLLAPDQRPAVHALYGFARRADDILDDFDPALTVAERAARLARLATQFESVDTAGDAVLAAVRHTVERYRIPRDLFEAFLMSMRMDLSVTDYPDRSALDRYVYGSAEVIGLQLLPVLGTASAAAEAAPYAAALGKAFQLTNFLRDIDEDLARDRVYLPADELAAHGVDRELLSWCSGRGKADPRVRAALAAQHAETRAIYDYARAGIETLAPRSRPCVATAAVLYARILDRIEDRDFEVFGHRARVGTGERLRVGGAGVFKAWWARRKAQPVPAPALENLPTTATEE
- a CDS encoding lycopene cyclase domain-containing protein, with product MDRWHYLLVLIACVVLTAPLEFLGRGVYRRPRLLLGAVVPIGVFVIWDLVAIAAGVWSFNPRYVLGVRLPGGLPLEELLFFVVVPLCGLLTFVAVEGLLDKARLAGRKRAQR
- a CDS encoding lycopene cyclase domain-containing protein, with protein sequence MGGVGYTLPAVVAVVVVCLLEWMWLRTGLFHRPAYWLSMLIVFGFQIPVDGWLTDLDAPIIVYNPDHILGLRFPLDIPVEDFLFGFALVTAVLLGWERTRQRQEEARR